The following DNA comes from Erigeron canadensis isolate Cc75 chromosome 3, C_canadensis_v1, whole genome shotgun sequence.
AGACTAAAAGTGTAATTCTCCCTTAATAAAGTGTGTTTGTATCATGTGTATAGAGTGTTTTGTATGAATATATATGAGCAattctattttttcttttcctaaaGTTTAATGTGATATCTTCGTGTTTGTTTCTATGTTATAATTGTTGGTGAAACTGGTTAGACACAACGGCTAATACTGAATAGAGCATAGCTATTACGGATATGTTGGTACATGGTATTATTCGAGAAAATTGCTTATTCTATTTGTTTGCGTATAATTCTAACGTAGGAAAAACATTCTTTGTCCAATTCATTGTTACTCTATACAATTGAGATCATTGTTActctaaaaacattctgatcaAGAGGTAtgcattatatatcttttaaaattatattgttgatgtttaaaaatttattattacttataCTATGTTGTGTTATAGTTCATAGAATAAACGAATCCAAACAactgttagaaaaaaaaaaaagtctcagAATTTCACGTAAGCTTTGCAAGGGTGCCATTTCGCTTCttgatgattttatatatggtagagaaaaatccaaataattttcatactaatttttttttatatcaacatATTTATTGGATCAACATATTGTTTTGATTTTGTGTCTTTTGAAGACATCTTAAATAATAGTTTACATGATAATTAAGTTATAGGTATTTTATAGTATCTTTAGATCTAAGAAATTAagatcaattaatataaatatttataaatcaaatcGTGCATCACTTACGGGTATTAGTACTAGTTAACCAACTAATAGTACCAAAGATCTAAATTTTCTTCAATGATTGTGAGTTATGGGCGATAAATGAATATGGGTAATTGTTAATGAACTTTTAAACTAAAATGGATTAAAATTCTTAgattaaagaaaataagaagAGACAgtgtcttttaaaaaataatctgAGAGGTCCGCCTTAATAAATACTCATCTAAAATTTTCAAAcgaaatacatataaaatgcaAATGATGATCACTTCAACTAGTTAGCACTCCTGCTTTTTATTCAAAGTCTTGAGTTTGATTCTTATGGATAACAAGacttgagattttttttttctgaatacttgtaacggtctatggtcaacatctcgttgtttaGGCTACGTACGTACAAGGCTTCAcaattatacggtgaggtttccttGACGTTATATTCCGACTGAAttaatgttcggaaaaaaaaacccatagaAAATAGTACTACTGAGCGAAAAACAAGGGACCAGGACGACCGACATTTTGTATATTCATTCTAATTAGGAAGAGTGGTACTAGTCCACTTACATCAAAATGTGATGTATGCAGGAAAGATGGTTCGAGCCGTTTCTGTTGTCGATAGCTACTGGTTgcttaaagaagaagaagaactcaCAGATAATGAAGTTTTTCTTGCTTGTGCTCTTGGTTGGTCCATTGAATGGGTATGTCCGTATGTACGTCGTAGTAGTAGCATAAATACTCTAAACATTTTGTGTCTATGCGCGAATTACTTAACGTGATgattatatattcaaaaatacGACCTTGATGCGCGCATGCTTAATTTGTAGCTTCAAGCATATCTTATTGTCCATGATGACATAATGGATGGCTCCTATACCCGCAGAGGTCAACCCTGTTGGTTCAGACTATCCGAGGCATGTACATGTGATTCATTAATTCTCTATATTATGATTAATTGCCGAGAGTTGTGAAATATTTGCTTGcttttatataatttagatTGGCATGAGTGCTGTAAATGATGGTGTTATTCTTCGGAACCATGTCTTCAAGATCCTTAAGAGATATTTCCATAATAAAGTCTATTATGTGCATCTGCTGGACCTCTTCAATGAGGTTAATTGGtgcatacatattatatattgtgCTCacttgtttgtatatataaagtaaatgcCTATCCATTATGTAAACCGCCAATGGATGGTCGCCACATGGAAGTCAGCTGGCTTGATCGATGGTTTCAAGCCCCTCAATATACACTTTCAAGGATCTCTAAATTTAAACTCAACTTTAATAGTAAAAGTTAGTGTTCTTAACCCTTAAATATATGCAGAgtctctgtatatatatattcaacaaaTTAAAAGGAAATGTGTATGACTTAGGCCtcatttgtttttcaaaaatttcccCTTACTTACCTCTTATATCGAAAACCTCTTACCAAAAACATACAGGACCTTACATATATTAACCTAAACCAACACACATACTAAACTAAACCACCCACGTACTGTTTACCCACTTTCACCATTCTATTACTTTCGACATCCACATTCTCCCCTAATCTCAGTCAAACGTGTGGACCCCTTTCTCACTTCCTCCCATGTGTTGCAAATAACACCATTTAATTTCctaactatatataattttctaaaaaatagttttatttaattttgggtatatataaaataaaataaataaaagttgtggaaGAGGTATGGAAGAAGTGTTAGGCATGTGCTTATAAGGGACAACTTCTTGGAGCTTCTTATCTGCCACATAAGCATCAAATAACTCAAAACTCCCCTCACTGTCTATAAACAAAAACTTCTTGGAACTTCTTTACACatcaaattattttataatttatctctcacacacaaatacatatatatatatatatatatatacactacatATAcatgaaacaaaacaaaaattgcagctgcccccccccccccacccccaccccccacccacacacacacacaaagtcCTTGAACTTCTTGGGGAAGACTACCTTGCAAGACGCAGCCACAAGGACGTTTAATGTCAATAACGTCCAAGCGTCTTGGACGTTTGGGACGCAACCCAGAGACGCCTATAAGCACCATCCTTATTGTGAGTGAGTGTGGAAGAGTGGgatgaagaaagagaaaagctGATGTGGCAGTGTGAAAGAGGCTCCTATTGGGAGAGGCCGACCTAATAATCTTGTGTTCTAACAAGACTATACTTTTAATTCCTTTACGTTGTCATTGGCCGGGTAGGTGGAATTTCAAACAGTCTCTGGACAAATGATTGATGCGATTGCTGCACATGTTGGAGAGAAAGATCTCTCAAACTACACCTTATCTTTGTAAGTCACAAAAACTTAAGATCGATGTTGCATCTGAATATATTCTTCTCAATTAAGTACGTACATAATCTTTGATGTAAATGAGTATGTAATGGTGTTTAACTATCTTGCAGTTACCGTCGCATGGTTGCATACAAAAGCTCTTATTACTCATTTTACCTTCCGGTGAGTCTTAGATTATAAATCATCATGTGTTCAATTAGTTGGACTGAATGGAATAATAGCTATCTAGCTAGCATCGTAATTGATTGAGTTACGttattaccatatatatatatatatatatatatatatatgtatgtttcatTCAAGGTTAGGTTGCATGTGCATTCCTTATGTTTGGAGAAAGTTTGGATGATCATATTCAAATGAAAGATATCCTTGTTGAAATGGGTATCTATTATCAAGTTCAGGTATTCATTCATCCATCATTGCTAGCTAGCTTGTATCTATCTATGATCTTATTTTGGtgatatgatgatgaatttgaactactatatatatacgtatatattttATGCTAATTAGATTAATCCTCTAATTAATCTAATTGATTGATTATTGTAGAATGATTATCTTGACACTTTCGGTGACCCTAATGTGTTTGGCAAGGTCAGGCAACAATAGTAAcatgttgtgtatatatatcttgatcacctataattaatatattgttaAGGAACCGGCGGGCCACCActcagtaattaaattaattgttatattatatatatgatatgatcagaCCGGAACAGATACTGAAGAACGTAAGTGTTCGTGGTTGGTTGTGAAAGCACTGGAACTAGCCAACGAGGAGCAAAAGAAAATTCTCAACGTACGTAATTAATTAAGCATATACTCGTATCACTTAACTCTGCCACttgtatagatatattaatttGTCGTCGATCATTTCCTTCCTCCCCACCAACACACACAGAGCGCCGTCTTTAAGGAATTATAGATCTCGgccgagaaaaaaaaaagagacccTGGATGATAgatgtaataattataattatataaactaagatataaaaacgatgataaatattatagttttttttgtaagtgctattgtttagtttttagataattattaaaatttgtatcgaacttaattaataacatatatttttatataaatacataaaaaaaaaaaaaactaaaaaagtcaGGCCCCTTAAGAAATCGGACCTCGGCCGGTCGTCCACTTCGTTCTATGCCTAAGCCCCCATGCACACATATATACGGGCTGTCATGTACTTAAGATTAAATATAGAACCTAACTTTggcattttaatatttttatacatagaatgttgaaagttaatcttgatttaggttataatttagttttgttatttagtttattatttgagTCTATTAAAAAGTAATTTTCATCATGTGTGTTTGATCGGGTAAAAAGGAGCAGAGGTTTAGTGGTTTTAGTTTGATCGATTATTTAGGCTAGTTGGAAGACTGATTTAGTTTCCCACGTTCTATTGTATTGAACGCTATATATAAAGCCATGCCTTTTATGAATGAAAAGTAGTATTTTTCTGCAACTCTTTACTTCTctacatatattcatatatacatatatcttttagTGAGTGAGTACAAAGAGTGAGTTAAGGGGctgattttcaacattgaaaaCATAAGACTccacataataaatattaacatattaataAGAAAAGAGTGTTGAGATGCGTAGTGTACGCCCATTAAGTGAATGACACATACCCAAAAGCATTGTAATACATAAGTGATGGCTAGTATTTGGTTAATTTGTAATAACTGATGTTAATATCGGATCACATAAGATTCACGCTTGTATTATGAAATCTTAAAAGCATGATATATGATGGCTTGATATTTGCTTCCATGACATGTTTGAAAGTTAAAAAGGGAATTGTGACTTCATTTGAAACATTCACACATAAAAGTCATGTCCATGCCATCGATCTCATTTCTACGAACAATTCACATGCAAAAGTCAGAATATGCCATCAATAGTTTTAGACTAAATTCCCAAACTATGCTTGTTTTTAAGATATTAGATAACAAGGTtaattttaggtaaaataaaataattattaaattaaaacaagtaaaacaatAGGTCTTGTTTCattgaaaatcattgtgcatcatgaaaatcatcgtgcatcaattgcttcgtgaatcttcgtgcatcaatttaatcatgatttaaaggtcaagatcatgtcttatttattttactttaatacttgttttacaatatccaaACCCTAGTAACAATATGCTTCTTTTAATAACATTTTCCCAAACTATGCATGTCTTCtaagataaaatattaataagctCACTTTTTCATCTCCCTTCCTACTTATTTTCACTATTCTCTCTTTTCTCTTTGTTCttctttttttccccctttttccTTTCATATATACTACCGATTCGTCTATTATCCAAAGATTGTTTCAATATTTTGTCTTCATAATGATAGAGTAATTTATTGACTATGATTGTTATTAATAATTTCCTAAAATAATATTACTGTTTGGTTATATATACATTAGAGGGATACCCGCGTATTACAGCGGCACCTGTGGAAAAAGAAAGGCGGTTAAATGTGGGGTATCATGAACAAAAAACAATGAGCTGTATTGAATAGAAATACACGTGATGCAGCTAATAATTTTAATCgaatatagaaattaaactGAGATCTTGTCTTTTACATCAACTAACCCTTATCAAACCAGcgttataaagattaaaataaaattgaaaaaaaaaattcatttcaaTCTACATG
Coding sequences within:
- the LOC122590822 gene encoding farnesyl diphosphate synthase 2-like isoform X2, with product MASFNRLFIGSSRLSSVGPRTSSSLLNCYSSLPRTTLITTIDMKSKFQQVYDTLKYELLHDPSFVFDDDSRQWVDKMIDYNVPGGKMVRAVSVVDSYWLLKEEEELTDNEVFLACALGWSIEWLQAYLIVHDDIMDGSYTRRGQPCWFRLSEIGMSAVNDGVILRNHVFKILKRYFHNKVYYVHLLDLFNEVEFQTVSGQMIDAIAAHVGEKDLSNYTLSFYRRMVAYKSSYYSFYLPVACAFLMFGESLDDHIQMKDILVEMGIYYQVQNDYLDTFGDPNVFGKTGTDTEERKCSWLVVKALELANEEQKKILNGAYEEYENKTNEELVKSIEAYPNKVVQEILKSCLTKIYRKHK
- the LOC122590822 gene encoding farnesyl diphosphate synthase 2-like isoform X1, with protein sequence MASFNRLFIGSSRLSSVGPRTSSSLLNCYSSLPRTTLITTIDMKSKFQQVYDTLKYELLHDPSFVFDDDSRQWVDKMIDYNVPGGKMVRAVSVVDSYWLLKEEEELTDNEVFLACALGWSIEWLQAYLIVHDDIMDGSYTRRGQPCWFRLSEIGMSAVNDGVILRNHVFKILKRYFHNKVYYVHLLDLFNEVEFQTVSGQMIDAIAAHVGEKDLSNYTLSFYRRMVAYKSSYYSFYLPVACAFLMFGESLDDHIQMKDILVEMGIYYQVQNDYLDTFGDPNVFGKTGTDTEERKCSWLVVKALELANEEQKKILNENYGIKDSSCIANMKELYHTLNLEGAYEEYENKTNEELVKSIEAYPNKVVQEILKSCLTKIYRKHK